The DNA region CGCGGTTGAAATGTCCCCATTGCAGCAAACCGTGCGCGGCGTCGGGTTCGAGAAGTTCGGGTACCAGGCGGGCGAGGGGCTGGCTTAATGATATCCACCAGGTTCCGGCGGGGATCCTGCGCGTTGCGGTTTTGTATTCGCCTTCAACGCGAATCGGCACATGACCTTGGAAAAGGTTGGGCTTTAATTCCACCCGGCTCAGCGAAAACACCTCGACATCCATCTCGATCTCATGATCCGTTTTTTCAACCACCAGGCCATGGCTCCGGAGCAATTCGGCGCTGTGCCTGAATGCCGGCTCCAGCAGGTAGGCAAGGGGCAGGTCGCGGGTGCGGGTCGCCCGCGTGTCGGCAAAGTATTTGAGTGGGTAGTCCCGGTGCTCGTCCGTGGGGCGTACGATCGAATCCCCGTACCAGGGCGGGTATTTGCTTTTCTCTTCCGGGGGAATGGGGGTGATTTTGAAGCGATAACTTTTCAAGACAAAATCCAGCAGCGGGATCACTTCGTAATCCAGGACAAAGTCTGATCCTGGAAACGCGTTGAATGTGCGCTGGTCCGCTTCGGCCGTCAGGCGCCGCATCGTGGGCAGGTGTTGTGCGGTGTACGCAATGACCGCGCGCAGGAACGCGTGGCAGGACAGCACCCGGGTGCGGAAATCGGCATGGGAGTAGTTTTCATCCAGAATGGTAAAGCGGTTGCGCAGTCCCACGTAGTTGGTGGAATAGAGTGCTCCGAAAGCGTGGTTGGCCCAGCCCTCTTCCGGTTTGGCGCGGTTACGGAAATTGCCGTAGGGAACGCTATCGAAACCGAACTTTTCTTTCAGGGTTTTCTGAACTGCAGGAAACATCGTTTTCCACATATATTCACGCAGGGTCGGATCGCTGTTTGGATTGGACAATGTAGTATAGGTAACCGGTTCACGATGGTACGAGCCGTTCGTGGTGTGCAGATCCACGAACAATACCGGATCCCAGTGGCGGAGCACTTGAATCAATCCCTGCATTTCCGGGCTTTCCATTTTCAGAAAATCACGGTTCAAATCCAGGTTCTGTGCGTTTGCCCGTATTCCCGCCAGTTCGGGGCCGTTGTCTCCGCGGTTGAGACCGAAGCGGTCATTGCCGTCGGGATTGAAATCGGGGACAATCAACAGGACCTGTTGTTCCAGCAAATCCGCGGAGGGGGAAAGCGCCAGTTCGCGGATCAGCATGAGCGAGGCGGTTTTGCCCTCGACTTCGCCGGCATGGATGTTGGCGTTGATCAATACACAGGAACGATTGTCCAGGCGCATGGCCGCGGGAGATGCGATGCCGTCACGGCTGACCACGACCATGGGAATAGTGCGGCCTTCCGTTGACGTGGCCATGTGGATTACACGGACCCGTGAAGAGGATGCCTGCAGGCGCGCCACCAGGCTCATGACTTCCGCGTGGCTGGAAGTGCGGGAATACTCGCTGGACTCTGCAACGGTCTGGAAATGCACTGCAAGGTTTGCCGGCTGGAGGGTTGATAATAAAACAAACAGCGCCGGTATCAGATAAAAAGATTTGGGGGGCATAGAGGTCCTCCGGTTGTGGAATAATCGAATTCTGGCACGGGATTTGCGGGCTGTCAAGCAACTATTCAAAACAGGTGATAACAGGGCATCTCCCCGAAAAGCATAGTATATAGGTCATTCCGGGAATCGAATATTGTGCAAATCAAGAATAGCATGAAGGGACTTGGATTATCACTCCCCCGGGAGCTAGTTTTCCACAAGATTCGTGAAGAAGTGGTTAAGAAGAAATGGGAAAGTTGGAAAGTTGGAAAGGTCTGTGAGTCTAAAACAACGATTGCTGGGTAAACAGGTTGGGATATCTTCCCACCACCTGCTCAATAAAGTACTCTTCGGCGTCGGAGCGGGAAGAGAAAGCGGTGAGCTTGCGAGCGACCCGGAGGATGAATTTGTAGTGGATGTGGGTGAAAAGCCGCTTGATTTCAATAATGGAAACCGGGTTCATCGAGAAGTGGGTATATCCCATTCCCAGAAGCATGAGCGCGGTAAACCCCTGGCCGGCCAACTCCCCGCACACATTGATTTCTTTGTTGATGGCGGCGGCGGACGCACTGATTTGCATGAGGCTGCGGATCACTGCGGGGTGGAAGGGGTTGTACAAGTGGGAAACCGAGGGGTTGTTGCGATCCACCGCCAACAGGTACTGGATCAGGTCGTTGGTTCCCACGGAAAGGAAGTCCACGGCGTTTTCGAGGTGAGGGATCAGGTGAACCGTTCCCGGGATCTCAATCATGATGCCCAGGGAAGTTTTCCGCAGGTTGGTTCTGCCCTCCTTCACCAGTTCTTCTCGACATTCATCCACGATGCGGCGAATGGAGTGGATCTCTTCGATCTCGGTTACCATGGGGAAAAGCATGCGCAGATTGCCGCTTTCATTTGCCCTCAAGGCGGCTTTGATCTGAATGCGGAAAAAGGCCGGGTCTTTCAGGAAAAGGCGTACCGCCATGGTGCCCAGGGCCGGATTGGGTTCGGGGCGTTGCGAAAATGTTCCGTACTGCTTGTCTCTGCCCACGTCAAAAGTGCGCAGAATCAGGGGCTTGGGATAAACACGCCTTGCCAGGTTGCGGTAGATCTGAAATTGATCTTCTTCAGAACGGGCGACTCCGGGATCAGTAAGCAGAAATTCCGTGCGAAACAAACCGATGCCCACTGAGCCGTATGATTGGAGCAGGTCCACTTCCATGGGAAGCTCGATATTGGCGGAAAGGGTGAATTCCCGCCCATCCAGGGTGCGGTCGGGCAGGGTCAGCACCTGACGGCTGCGCTCCAGATAGCTGGCGTATTTCTCCTGCTTGACGTGATAGGTCTGGCGTGTGCGCATGTCCGGGTTGATGAGCACTTCTCCGGACAAGCCATCCACAATCAGGGCGTCGCCGGAACGGATTCGTGTATGTGCCCGCTCGACATTCATTACCGCGGGGATCTCCAGGGTGCGCGCCAGAATCACCGTATGGGAGGTTTCCCCCCCCTCCGTCAAGACCAGCCCCCTCAGGTTGCCCCGGGACATCAGGTAGGCCGCTTCCGACGGGGCGATATCGCGGGCGACCAGGATCACATTGCCTGGCGTGGGGGTGGGTTTATCCTTGTTGCGCTTCAGGTTGCGTTGCAGGCGTTGCAGCAGATCCGAGATATCGTTTACGCGCTCGCGGAAAGTGGGGTCTTGAATACCGCGGAAAATCCTGGTGTACTTGTCTTCAATCCGGGTCAACGCCCACTCGACATTGACCCGATCGGAGCGGATGGTTTTTTCGATTTCAGCCACCAGGTTGCCTTCATCGAGCAATTGTGATTGGGTGCCGATAATCAAGGCGGAATCGTTCCCCATGGCTTCTTTGAGATTGCCGGCAATGGCCTTGAGTTGCTTGCGGGTGGCCTGAATCGAGCGTTGCAGACGCCGCAACTCGGCATCGCATTCTTTTGCGCTGATGGAACGCCGGGAAACGATGTGGTTCCCCGGGTTGTACACGAGGGCTTCAGCCTCCGCGATGCCGGGGGAAACGGATTTTCCTTTCAGTTTCAACGCGGCCTCGGGCTCAGCATTTAGTTTTCCTCGTCGAATTTACGCTGGAACAGGTCGGCGAGGGTGGTTACGGCCTCTTTCTCGTCTTTGCCGGAAGCGGAAATGGTGATGGTGGTGCCCACGGATGCCGCCAGGGTGAGGATGCCGAGAAGGCTCTTGGCGTTGACTCGGTCACTGTTGTAGACCAGAAATATATCGGAGTGGAAACTGTTGGCCAAGTGGGAAAGTTTGGCGGCCGCGCGGGCATGGAGCCCCAGCTTGTTTGATATTTCAACCTTTGCTTCGACCATGAGATTTTTCTCCTAGGTATTCACCCATAACGTTGATGCCGTCGATTGCGCCTTTGCGGATTATGCAAACCAGTTCCTTGAAGGGGATATCTTTTTCGCGATATGTCAGGAA from Candidatus Aminicenantes bacterium includes:
- the ptsP gene encoding phosphoenolpyruvate--protein phosphotransferase — its product is MRRGKLNAEPEAALKLKGKSVSPGIAEAEALVYNPGNHIVSRRSISAKECDAELRRLQRSIQATRKQLKAIAGNLKEAMGNDSALIIGTQSQLLDEGNLVAEIEKTIRSDRVNVEWALTRIEDKYTRIFRGIQDPTFRERVNDISDLLQRLQRNLKRNKDKPTPTPGNVILVARDIAPSEAAYLMSRGNLRGLVLTEGGETSHTVILARTLEIPAVMNVERAHTRIRSGDALIVDGLSGEVLINPDMRTRQTYHVKQEKYASYLERSRQVLTLPDRTLDGREFTLSANIELPMEVDLLQSYGSVGIGLFRTEFLLTDPGVARSEEDQFQIYRNLARRVYPKPLILRTFDVGRDKQYGTFSQRPEPNPALGTMAVRLFLKDPAFFRIQIKAALRANESGNLRMLFPMVTEIEEIHSIRRIVDECREELVKEGRTNLRKTSLGIMIEIPGTVHLIPHLENAVDFLSVGTNDLIQYLLAVDRNNPSVSHLYNPFHPAVIRSLMQISASAAAINKEINVCGELAGQGFTALMLLGMGYTHFSMNPVSIIEIKRLFTHIHYKFILRVARKLTAFSSRSDAEEYFIEQVVGRYPNLFTQQSLF
- a CDS encoding HPr family phosphocarrier protein, which codes for MVEAKVEISNKLGLHARAAAKLSHLANSFHSDIFLVYNSDRVNAKSLLGILTLAASVGTTITISASGKDEKEAVTTLADLFQRKFDEEN